A window from Halarchaeum grantii encodes these proteins:
- a CDS encoding LEA type 2 family protein translates to MDLRALALGSTLRTAVTVVLALALVTGGAFALGWLGVPSVVATENAFGGVNETTTTVDTAVTVHNPNPVGVRFGGVRVNYTVSMNDIAMAHGRTAGVGLGTGNTTLRFESYLRNERIPAWWASHVRNGEETTVQVAADVRSGTLGRSAHVVPVTRTVSTNISGQFNSTENRPINAGLPLVSDPVLVVRETRAHWGPTTEAETPLETAFVVHNPKATPVTFGSIGYDVTMNGVDVGEGESEQAVVIPGGATRTVRASTVLENDRLDEWWVTHLERNQTTDLRIDFYARLSLGGGESVRVPLRGLTFEETIRTDIFGTKNATNRTASDGGSADDTTTGSPTTASGESSSPTDGEPTTETTARSTTTSAPTSERTTTTTSSENGSTTTADGGLLAV, encoded by the coding sequence ATGGACCTTCGCGCACTCGCGCTCGGGAGCACGCTCCGGACGGCCGTCACCGTCGTCCTCGCGCTCGCCCTCGTGACCGGCGGGGCATTCGCGCTCGGCTGGCTCGGCGTCCCGTCCGTCGTCGCGACCGAGAACGCCTTCGGTGGCGTGAACGAGACGACGACGACGGTCGACACGGCGGTCACGGTGCACAACCCGAACCCCGTCGGCGTCCGCTTCGGCGGCGTGCGCGTGAACTACACCGTGTCGATGAACGACATCGCGATGGCGCACGGGCGGACGGCGGGCGTCGGCCTCGGCACGGGAAACACGACGCTGCGCTTCGAGAGCTACCTCCGGAACGAACGCATCCCGGCGTGGTGGGCGAGCCACGTCCGGAACGGCGAAGAGACGACGGTACAGGTGGCCGCGGACGTCCGCTCGGGGACGCTCGGGCGGAGCGCGCACGTCGTCCCGGTGACGCGCACCGTCTCGACGAACATCAGCGGCCAGTTCAACTCCACCGAGAACCGCCCGATAAACGCCGGCCTCCCGCTCGTCTCCGACCCCGTGCTCGTCGTCCGCGAGACGCGCGCGCACTGGGGGCCGACGACGGAGGCGGAGACGCCGCTCGAAACGGCGTTCGTCGTCCACAACCCGAAGGCGACGCCGGTGACGTTCGGGTCGATCGGCTACGACGTCACGATGAACGGCGTGGACGTCGGCGAGGGCGAGAGCGAGCAAGCGGTCGTCATCCCGGGCGGCGCGACGCGCACCGTTCGCGCGAGCACCGTCCTCGAGAACGACCGACTCGACGAGTGGTGGGTGACGCACCTCGAGCGGAACCAGACGACCGACCTCCGCATCGACTTCTACGCGCGGCTCTCGCTCGGTGGCGGTGAGTCGGTTCGCGTCCCGCTGCGCGGGCTGACGTTCGAGGAGACGATTCGGACGGACATCTTCGGGACGAAGAACGCGACGAACCGGACGGCGAGCGACGGCGGGTCGGCGGACGATACGACGACGGGATCGCCAACGACGGCGAGCGGCGAGTCATCGTCGCCGACGGACGGCGAACCCACC
- a CDS encoding DUF7525 family protein: MAESTTDEGVGIGLAFGAVATLGALYMLVSHAQIASSNGFAVAMIAGMLAVAAFHVFE; the protein is encoded by the coding sequence ATGGCTGAATCCACCACGGACGAAGGGGTCGGCATCGGACTGGCGTTCGGCGCCGTCGCGACGCTCGGCGCGCTCTACATGCTCGTCAGTCACGCGCAGATCGCGTCCTCGAACGGTTTCGCCGTCGCGATGATCGCGGGGATGCTCGCCGTCGCGGCGTTTCACGTCTTCGAGTGA